The Lentzea guizhouensis genome contains a region encoding:
- the glpK gene encoding glycerol kinase GlpK, whose amino-acid sequence MTQYVAAIDQGTTSTRCMIFDHSGRVVSVDQKEHEQIFPKAGWVEHDPKEVWQNTRQVAAGALAKADLTTADIAAVGITNQRETAVVWDRNTGEPVYNAIVWQDTRTDKIVQELGALGGGQERYRAKVGLPLATYFSGPKVRWILDNVEGAREKAEAGDLVFGNMDTWVLWNMTGGVDGGVHVTDPTNASRTMLMDLDTLQWDSSIASDMGIPMSMLPEIRSSSEVYGQVRERGALAGVPIAGILGDQQAATFGQACLSPGEAKNTYGTGNFMLLNTGTEKVMSENGLLTTICYKIGEAAPVYALEGSIAVTGSLVQWLRDNLGMIGSAAEIEEHARRVEDNGGAYFVPAFSGLFAPYWRSDARGAIVGLTRFVNKGHLARAVLEATAFQTREVLDAMNADSGVDLTALKVDGGMVVNELLMQFQADILGVPVIRPVVAETTALGAAYAAGLAVGFWETEDDIRENWAMDKQWEPQMDDSRRTSEYANWKKAVTKTFDWVED is encoded by the coding sequence ATGACCCAGTACGTGGCCGCGATCGACCAGGGCACCACGTCGACCCGCTGCATGATCTTCGACCACTCCGGGCGGGTGGTGTCGGTCGACCAGAAGGAACACGAGCAGATCTTCCCGAAGGCCGGGTGGGTCGAGCACGACCCGAAGGAGGTCTGGCAGAACACCCGCCAGGTCGCCGCGGGCGCGCTCGCCAAGGCCGACCTGACCACCGCCGACATCGCCGCCGTCGGCATCACCAACCAGCGCGAGACGGCGGTGGTGTGGGACCGCAACACCGGCGAGCCCGTCTACAACGCCATCGTCTGGCAGGACACCCGCACCGACAAGATCGTGCAGGAGCTGGGTGCGCTGGGCGGCGGTCAGGAGCGGTACCGCGCCAAGGTCGGGTTGCCGCTGGCGACCTACTTCTCCGGCCCCAAGGTCCGCTGGATCCTCGACAACGTCGAGGGCGCGCGGGAGAAGGCCGAGGCGGGCGACCTGGTGTTCGGCAACATGGACACCTGGGTGCTGTGGAACATGACCGGCGGGGTCGACGGCGGCGTGCACGTCACCGACCCGACGAACGCCTCCCGCACCATGCTGATGGACCTCGACACCCTGCAGTGGGACTCCTCGATCGCTTCGGACATGGGCATCCCGATGTCGATGCTGCCGGAGATCCGGTCCTCGTCGGAGGTCTACGGCCAGGTGCGTGAACGCGGCGCGCTGGCCGGGGTGCCGATCGCCGGCATCCTCGGCGACCAGCAGGCGGCGACGTTCGGCCAGGCCTGCCTCTCGCCCGGCGAGGCCAAGAACACCTACGGCACCGGCAACTTCATGCTGCTCAACACCGGCACCGAGAAGGTGATGAGCGAAAACGGGTTGCTCACCACCATCTGCTACAAGATCGGCGAGGCGGCGCCCGTCTACGCGCTGGAGGGCTCGATCGCGGTCACCGGTTCGCTGGTGCAGTGGCTGCGCGACAACCTCGGCATGATCGGCAGCGCGGCCGAGATCGAGGAGCACGCGCGGCGCGTGGAGGACAACGGCGGCGCCTACTTCGTGCCGGCGTTCTCGGGCCTCTTCGCGCCGTACTGGCGGTCCGACGCCCGCGGCGCGATCGTGGGCCTCACCCGGTTCGTCAACAAGGGCCACCTGGCGCGTGCGGTGCTGGAGGCGACCGCGTTCCAGACGCGCGAGGTGCTCGACGCGATGAACGCCGACTCCGGTGTGGACCTGACCGCGTTGAAGGTCGACGGCGGCATGGTCGTGAACGAGCTGCTGATGCAGTTCCAGGCGGACATCCTGGGAGTGCCGGTGATCCGGCCGGTCGTCGCGGAGACGACCGCGCTGGGTGCGGCTTATGCGGCCGGGCTCGCGGTCGGGTTCTGGGAGACCGAGGACGACATCCGCGAGAACTGGGCGATGGACAAGCAGTGGGAGCCGCAGATGGACGACTCCCGCCGCACGTCGGAGTACGCGAACTGGAAGAAGGCCGTCACGAAGACCTTCGACTGGGTGGAGGACTGA
- a CDS encoding sortase domain-bontaining protein, which translates to MGTRVLIAVLSVALLTGCSTGPAPKPTAATSDSAPPPVVSPLGDSDPMELRVERIGVRSSLIQLTLGADGAVQMPPANEGMQAGWHQTHPKQWIIVGRIESNGARGVYYRLNDLSAGDVVEVSKKDGSVARFTVTHTERTIRDDYFAAAVAKDADFEGLRLITCGTRDNVIVHGVPVA; encoded by the coding sequence GTGGGGACTCGTGTCTTGATCGCGGTGCTGAGCGTTGCCCTGCTCACCGGCTGTTCGACGGGGCCGGCACCGAAGCCGACGGCGGCGACGAGCGACAGCGCTCCGCCGCCGGTGGTGTCGCCGTTGGGCGACTCGGATCCGATGGAGCTGAGGGTCGAACGCATCGGCGTGCGGTCGTCGTTGATCCAGCTGACGCTCGGCGCCGACGGTGCCGTGCAGATGCCGCCCGCCAACGAGGGCATGCAGGCCGGTTGGCACCAAACGCATCCGAAGCAGTGGATCATCGTCGGCCGGATCGAGAGCAACGGGGCCCGCGGCGTGTACTACCGGCTGAACGACCTGTCCGCCGGCGATGTCGTCGAAGTGTCCAAGAAGGACGGTTCGGTGGCGCGGTTCACGGTGACGCACACCGAGCGGACGATCCGCGACGACTACTTCGCCGCGGCCGTGGCGAAGGACGCGGACTTCGAGGGGCTGCGGCTGATCACGTGCGGCACCCGCGACAACGTGATCGTGCACGGGGTCCCGGTTGCCTGA
- a CDS encoding class F sortase, with protein sequence MKRLALAVAALALLGACAAPPAPELPAAPLPPTTTTADATTPSSSRGLPPSEPTEVRIPKIGAVSSLVPLGLNPDETVEVPPVEQPMQAGWYRHARTPGEPGPAVVLGHVDGNRQAGIFFRLKELVAGDEVVVSRKDGTTATFRVRRTEQIAKDSFPTEAVYGDTDVPELRLITCGGSYDQAARSYRDNVIVYATLVQDQKGET encoded by the coding sequence ATGAAGCGCCTCGCCCTCGCGGTGGCGGCACTGGCGCTCCTCGGTGCCTGTGCCGCCCCACCGGCCCCCGAGCTCCCGGCCGCACCACTTCCGCCAACCACCACGACAGCCGACGCGACGACACCGAGTTCGAGCCGGGGACTGCCACCGTCGGAACCCACCGAGGTCCGCATCCCGAAGATCGGCGCGGTGTCCTCGCTCGTCCCGCTGGGCCTCAACCCCGACGAGACCGTCGAGGTGCCACCGGTCGAGCAGCCCATGCAGGCCGGGTGGTACCGCCACGCCCGCACGCCGGGCGAGCCGGGACCGGCCGTAGTCCTCGGCCACGTCGACGGCAACAGGCAGGCCGGGATCTTCTTCCGGCTCAAGGAGCTCGTCGCGGGTGACGAGGTCGTGGTGTCCAGGAAGGACGGTACGACCGCGACGTTCCGCGTGCGCCGCACCGAGCAGATCGCCAAGGACAGCTTCCCGACGGAGGCCGTCTACGGCGACACCGACGTCCCCGAGCTGCGCTTGATCACCTGCGGTGGCAGCTACGACCAGGCCGCGCGCAGCTACCGGGACAACGTGATCGTCTACGCAACGCTCGTTCAAGACCAGAAGGGGGAAACATGA
- a CDS encoding NAD(P)H-quinone dehydrogenase, with translation MTRIVIMGGGPAGYEAALVAAQHSADVTLVENDGAGGACVLYDCVPSKTFIASAGARSAFRNAGELGIQTNNDQAAVDLPVVHGRVKGLALAQSADVRARLQREGVRLVNGRARFADGSKGLAQHRVVATTPDGAEEVLTADVVLIATGATPRVLQGAEPDGKRVLTWRQIYDLPELPEHLAVIGSGVTGVEFASAYTEMGVKVTMVSSRDRVLPHEDADAAAVLEDVFAERGTAVVKHARADKVENVGDGVLIHLEDGRTIEASHALMTVGSVPNTDDIGLDKIGIELGRGGYIPVDRVSRTNVSGVYAAGDCTGVLLLASVAAMQGRIAMWHALGEGVSPIKLKTVAANVFTNPEIASVGISQQAIDSGEVPARTIVLPLATNPRAKMEGLRRGFVKLFCRPATGVVIGGVVVAPNASELILPIALAVQNQLTVEHIATTFSVYPSLSGSITESGRQLMRHDDLD, from the coding sequence GTGACCCGCATCGTCATCATGGGCGGCGGACCCGCAGGTTACGAGGCAGCCCTGGTCGCGGCGCAGCACAGCGCTGACGTGACCCTGGTGGAGAACGACGGGGCGGGTGGCGCGTGCGTGCTGTACGACTGCGTGCCGTCCAAGACCTTCATCGCGTCGGCGGGGGCTCGCAGTGCCTTCCGCAACGCCGGTGAGCTGGGCATCCAGACCAACAACGACCAGGCGGCGGTCGACCTGCCGGTCGTGCACGGCCGGGTGAAGGGCCTCGCCCTCGCCCAGTCCGCGGACGTCAGGGCGCGGTTGCAGCGCGAGGGCGTCCGGCTGGTCAACGGCAGGGCCAGGTTCGCGGACGGGTCGAAGGGCCTCGCCCAGCACCGGGTGGTCGCGACCACCCCGGACGGCGCGGAAGAGGTCCTCACCGCCGATGTGGTGCTCATCGCGACGGGTGCCACCCCGCGCGTGCTGCAGGGCGCTGAGCCCGACGGCAAGCGCGTCCTGACCTGGCGGCAGATCTACGACCTGCCCGAACTGCCCGAGCACCTGGCCGTCATCGGCTCCGGTGTGACCGGTGTGGAGTTCGCCAGCGCCTACACCGAGATGGGCGTGAAGGTGACGATGGTCTCCAGCCGGGACCGGGTGCTCCCCCACGAGGACGCCGACGCGGCCGCGGTGCTGGAGGACGTGTTCGCCGAGCGCGGCACGGCCGTGGTCAAGCACGCGCGGGCGGACAAGGTCGAGAACGTCGGTGACGGCGTCCTGATCCACCTGGAAGACGGTCGCACGATCGAGGCGTCGCACGCCCTGATGACCGTCGGCTCCGTCCCGAACACCGACGACATCGGCCTCGACAAGATCGGCATCGAGCTCGGGCGCGGCGGCTACATCCCGGTCGACCGGGTCAGCCGCACGAACGTCAGCGGCGTCTACGCGGCCGGCGACTGCACCGGCGTGCTGCTGCTCGCCTCGGTCGCCGCCATGCAGGGCCGCATCGCGATGTGGCACGCGCTGGGCGAGGGCGTCAGCCCGATCAAGCTCAAGACCGTCGCCGCGAACGTCTTCACCAACCCCGAGATCGCCAGCGTCGGCATCAGCCAGCAGGCCATCGACTCGGGCGAGGTGCCGGCCCGCACGATCGTGCTGCCGCTCGCCACGAACCCCCGCGCCAAGATGGAGGGCCTGCGCCGCGGCTTCGTGAAGCTGTTCTGCCGCCCGGCCACCGGCGTGGTCATCGGCGGCGTCGTGGTGGCGCCGAACGCGAGCGAGCTCATCCTGCCGATCGCGCTGGCCGTGCAGAACCAGCTGACGGTCGAGCACATCGCCACGACGTTCTCGGTCTACCCGTCGCTCTCGGGCTCCATCACCGAGTCGGGCCGCCAGCTCATGCGGCACGACGACCTGGACTAG
- a CDS encoding gamma-glutamylcyclotransferase family protein produces MPLYAAYGSNMDPNQMMERAPYSPLAGTGWLVGWRLTFGGEDLGWEGALATIVEEPDQQTFCVLYDVSPRDESRLDRWEGALGLYKKIRLRVQTLEGSVVAWLYVLDAYEGGLPSARYIGVVADAAEAAGAPDDYVNDLRTRPCQGIGP; encoded by the coding sequence GTGCCGCTCTATGCCGCGTACGGATCGAACATGGATCCGAACCAGATGATGGAGCGAGCCCCGTACTCCCCGCTCGCGGGGACCGGCTGGCTCGTGGGTTGGCGTCTGACCTTCGGCGGCGAGGACCTCGGCTGGGAGGGCGCGCTCGCCACCATCGTCGAGGAGCCGGACCAGCAGACGTTCTGCGTGCTCTACGACGTGTCACCGCGTGACGAGTCGCGCCTGGACCGGTGGGAGGGGGCGCTCGGGCTGTACAAGAAGATCAGGCTGCGGGTGCAGACCCTCGAGGGTTCGGTCGTGGCCTGGCTGTACGTGCTCGACGCGTACGAGGGCGGGCTGCCGTCCGCGCGGTACATCGGGGTGGTCGCCGATGCCGCGGAGGCCGCCGGTGCGCCGGACGACTACGTGAACGACCTGCGCACCCGCCCCTGCCAGGGCATCGGCCCCTGA
- a CDS encoding ESX secretion-associated protein EspG codes for MTLLGLDFGMSDTRDPVIISALEFDVLWEHLGLETMPLVLKVPSPGKTREERRDLEDQVWRQLGARGLGGPRALDPTLEDLLHVLNRPQQEIDARIWLDERSVRVLAAGKGQAGVLAVLDGGQLVLRPAEADGLPREALTVLPSAQAGEGHSITLPSADLDAAASSAASPEDLEQHLRSRSLRADDAHTLAEMVRDATNRGQFGAAARDKWGKRVRPDRVVSFYDTPKGRYLQMRRATPGQPPWSTISPVDYRRLHHHLVELLDEATGRPA; via the coding sequence ATGACGCTGCTGGGCCTGGACTTCGGGATGAGCGACACGCGAGACCCGGTGATCATCTCCGCGCTGGAGTTCGACGTCCTCTGGGAACACCTGGGCCTGGAGACGATGCCGCTCGTCCTCAAGGTCCCCTCGCCGGGCAAGACCCGGGAGGAACGCCGCGACCTGGAGGACCAGGTCTGGCGTCAGCTCGGCGCCCGCGGGCTGGGCGGCCCGCGAGCCCTGGACCCGACCCTGGAAGACCTGCTGCACGTCCTCAACCGGCCGCAGCAGGAGATCGACGCCCGCATCTGGCTCGACGAGCGCAGCGTCCGGGTGCTGGCCGCGGGCAAGGGCCAGGCGGGTGTGCTGGCCGTGCTGGACGGCGGCCAGCTGGTCCTGCGCCCGGCGGAGGCGGACGGCCTGCCCCGCGAGGCGCTGACGGTCCTGCCGTCGGCCCAGGCGGGCGAGGGCCACTCGATCACCCTGCCGTCGGCGGACCTGGACGCAGCGGCGTCCTCAGCGGCCTCGCCGGAGGACCTCGAACAGCACCTCCGCTCCAGGAGCCTGCGCGCCGACGACGCCCACACCCTGGCCGAGATGGTCCGCGACGCGACCAACCGCGGCCAGTTCGGCGCGGCGGCCCGCGACAAGTGGGGCAAGCGGGTGCGGCCGGACCGCGTGGTGTCGTTCTACGACACGCCGAAGGGCCGCTACCTGCAGATGAGGCGCGCCACACCGGGACAGCCGCCGTGGTCGACGATCAGTCCGGTGGACTACCGCAGGCTGCACCACCACCTCGTCGAACTGCTCGACGAGGCCACCGGCCGCCCTGCCTGA
- a CDS encoding PPE domain-containing protein — MVEHRWQGYSHEELYERIHAGPGASASHASIERWSGVSSALSEINDDLHRGIAKSGAHWQGKAAEQAAAGMNPLAAWADGARGGADVMRYSAELQADHIAKARADMPAPVKVTAEQPGALITGITHLFGGQTDHEKQEAAADSAERRAREVMATYASSTTANTSTLGQFTQPPQLQISASGITSNSGPGVHTTGGWVVGPRGGAGAVPRTRSGSGGRGSTVAPRGGGGNTAPGTAPGTAPGTSTRTSGVSPAATTGTGTGSPSSTGSSGPVGTGASGTAGTAGAVPGQRSGKNSSSSNGEVREMEEGATAASSSVINPLAGHSASAAGVSTPGGPAMGSSAGTIGGQNGDRVHQRAVPLPQSYDPFGGMGPRKGEEEEDIEHKAADYLRERDDIYGIGSYTLPVIGESTTD, encoded by the coding sequence ATGGTCGAGCACCGCTGGCAGGGCTACAGCCACGAAGAGCTCTACGAACGCATCCACGCCGGTCCCGGCGCCTCCGCCTCGCACGCCTCGATCGAGCGCTGGTCGGGCGTGTCGTCCGCGCTGAGCGAGATCAACGACGACCTGCACCGCGGCATCGCCAAGTCCGGCGCGCACTGGCAGGGCAAGGCGGCCGAACAGGCCGCCGCCGGCATGAACCCGCTCGCCGCCTGGGCCGACGGCGCCCGCGGCGGTGCGGACGTGATGCGCTACTCGGCCGAGCTGCAGGCCGACCACATCGCCAAGGCCCGCGCCGACATGCCCGCACCGGTCAAGGTGACCGCGGAGCAGCCCGGCGCGTTGATCACCGGCATCACGCACCTCTTCGGCGGCCAGACCGACCACGAGAAGCAGGAGGCGGCCGCGGACTCGGCCGAGCGCCGCGCCCGTGAGGTCATGGCCACCTACGCGTCGTCCACGACGGCGAACACCTCGACCCTGGGCCAGTTCACCCAGCCCCCGCAGCTGCAGATCAGCGCGTCCGGCATCACGTCGAACAGCGGCCCCGGCGTGCACACGACCGGCGGCTGGGTCGTGGGCCCGCGTGGCGGAGCGGGCGCCGTCCCGCGCACCCGCTCCGGCTCCGGCGGTCGTGGCTCGACCGTCGCGCCCCGCGGTGGTGGCGGCAACACGGCGCCCGGCACCGCACCCGGCACCGCACCGGGCACGTCCACGCGCACCTCGGGCGTGTCGCCGGCTGCGACGACGGGTACGGGCACCGGATCGCCGTCCTCCACGGGCAGCTCCGGCCCGGTCGGCACCGGCGCCTCGGGCACCGCGGGTACCGCGGGTGCCGTGCCAGGTCAGCGTTCCGGCAAGAACTCCTCCTCGTCGAACGGTGAGGTGCGGGAGATGGAGGAGGGCGCGACCGCGGCGTCGTCCTCGGTCATCAACCCGCTGGCCGGCCACTCGGCGTCGGCCGCCGGCGTGAGCACGCCCGGCGGTCCGGCGATGGGCTCCTCCGCGGGCACCATCGGCGGCCAGAACGGCGACCGCGTCCACCAGCGCGCCGTGCCGCTGCCGCAGTCGTACGACCCGTTCGGCGGCATGGGCCCGCGCAAGGGCGAGGAAGAGGAGGACATCGAGCACAAGGCTGCCGACTACCTCCGCGAGCGCGACGACATCTACGGGATCGGCAGCTACACGCTGCCGGTGATCGGGGAGAGCACGACCGACTGA
- a CDS encoding transcriptional regulator, whose protein sequence is MPPGGRSGADSSPPVQHQLNVEPEAIPALRSTFSAALTKLDKQIELAITEFRVRPWAGDPVSAEAAEKFNERSVTDGDSALEALQNYQRQLKTAMDNLNQIERQYRVVEGDNTGLMGKSGC, encoded by the coding sequence ATGCCGCCAGGGGGACGCAGCGGGGCAGACTCCTCGCCGCCCGTCCAGCACCAGCTGAACGTGGAACCGGAGGCGATCCCCGCGTTGCGCAGCACCTTCTCGGCCGCGCTGACGAAGCTCGACAAGCAGATCGAGCTCGCGATCACCGAGTTCCGGGTGCGGCCGTGGGCGGGTGACCCGGTCAGCGCCGAGGCGGCGGAGAAGTTCAACGAGCGGTCCGTCACCGACGGCGACTCCGCGCTGGAGGCGCTGCAGAACTACCAGCGGCAGCTCAAGACAGCGATGGACAACCTCAACCAGATCGAGCGCCAGTACCGCGTCGTCGAGGGCGACAACACCGGCCTGATGGGGAAGAGTGGTTGCTGA
- a CDS encoding DUF3558 domain-containing protein — MRNRALLAGAVVAVVAAGCTTPPDRSSGDSGTPAPAPTTTVTRPSFAPRPLAIPLNDVDPCAVLTPDQRLSLSLDNPPSPYVETSFGGAKACTIRSTTSGNVARLALVLVSGADVWLSENAQVDYTLGTIEGYTAVTVRTPEMDDVCTVEVDVAEGQFLDVMFRDGGNSGAVQQDHLCLGAQRVAEAAMASLIHRR, encoded by the coding sequence ATGCGGAACCGAGCGCTCCTCGCCGGCGCGGTCGTCGCGGTGGTCGCGGCCGGGTGCACCACCCCGCCGGACCGGAGCTCGGGCGACAGCGGCACGCCCGCACCGGCGCCCACGACCACGGTGACCAGGCCGTCCTTCGCACCCCGGCCACTGGCGATCCCGCTGAACGACGTCGACCCGTGCGCCGTCCTGACGCCTGACCAGCGCCTGTCGCTGAGCCTTGACAACCCGCCGAGCCCGTACGTCGAGACCAGCTTCGGCGGCGCGAAGGCGTGCACGATCCGCAGCACGACGAGCGGCAACGTCGCCCGGCTCGCGCTCGTCCTCGTCTCCGGGGCCGACGTGTGGCTCTCGGAGAACGCCCAGGTGGACTACACGCTCGGCACGATCGAGGGCTACACGGCGGTTACCGTCCGCACACCCGAGATGGACGACGTCTGCACCGTCGAGGTCGACGTCGCGGAAGGCCAGTTCCTCGACGTCATGTTCCGCGACGGAGGCAATTCCGGTGCGGTACAACAAGATCATTTGTGCCTCGGAGCCCAGCGGGTGGCCGAGGCGGCGATGGCCAGTTTGATCCACCGGCGCTGA
- a CDS encoding GNAT family N-acetyltransferase, which produces MEPVEINAGEYYLRAFRRDDRINDVPAIVEAFADEDTRRFLPRMGLHNEAAAEIFVDYLTAGWTYEQRVSWAVCDATTAEVLAGVVLRDLDLQMGVCEVTCWTQPAHRGRGVLTTALSSTLAFAFGGLGVHRVAYRHATSNKASQRIAEKCGFTLEGRLRGETIVDDQREDMMLWSRLATDPAPEQLR; this is translated from the coding sequence GTGGAGCCAGTGGAGATCAACGCGGGTGAGTACTACCTGAGGGCGTTCCGCCGCGACGACCGGATCAACGACGTCCCCGCGATCGTCGAGGCCTTCGCCGACGAGGACACCCGCCGGTTCCTGCCGCGGATGGGCCTGCACAACGAGGCGGCCGCCGAGATCTTCGTCGACTACCTGACCGCCGGCTGGACCTACGAGCAGCGCGTCTCGTGGGCGGTGTGCGACGCGACCACGGCCGAGGTGCTGGCCGGGGTGGTGCTCAGGGACCTCGACCTGCAGATGGGGGTCTGCGAGGTCACCTGCTGGACGCAGCCGGCGCACCGGGGCAGGGGCGTGCTGACGACCGCGTTGAGCTCGACGCTCGCGTTCGCGTTCGGCGGGCTGGGCGTGCACCGGGTCGCCTACCGGCACGCCACGTCGAACAAGGCGTCGCAGCGGATCGCGGAGAAGTGCGGATTCACCCTTGAGGGTCGTCTTCGCGGCGAGACGATCGTCGATGATCAGCGCGAAGACATGATGCTCTGGTCCCGGCTGGCCACGGACCCCGCCCCAGAGCAGCTACGGTGA
- a CDS encoding HAD family hydrolase has translation MERTPALKPLLLLDLDGVVRVFPPTPPEIAAVAFEPELLGRAVRGEITDAQWRDEIAARVPPGEVARWSVVGEVVPEALELVRAARKQCFVALLSNATTRLEADLAQLGLDGEFDAVFNSARLGVAKPDHAVYRRVLDELGYPTGVFCDDTAENALAATEAGLDGVHVPDTRALRVALATRGLIPPTVLVILPDRDEAEELAQELLEEGWAPARVHRDMLAGEDDAEDVDWVVELTTAPDGTPASAHRPELDELAERHDGFTGAH, from the coding sequence GTGGAACGGACGCCGGCGCTGAAACCGTTGCTGTTGCTCGATCTCGACGGAGTGGTGCGGGTCTTCCCGCCGACGCCGCCGGAGATCGCGGCCGTCGCGTTCGAGCCGGAACTGCTCGGCAGGGCCGTCCGGGGTGAGATCACCGACGCCCAGTGGCGGGATGAGATCGCCGCGCGGGTCCCGCCGGGCGAGGTCGCCCGCTGGTCGGTCGTGGGTGAGGTCGTGCCGGAGGCGTTGGAGCTGGTCAGGGCCGCGCGGAAGCAGTGCTTCGTGGCGTTGCTGTCGAACGCGACCACGCGGCTCGAGGCGGACCTGGCGCAGCTCGGGCTCGACGGGGAGTTCGACGCGGTCTTCAACTCGGCGCGGCTGGGGGTCGCGAAGCCCGACCACGCCGTCTACCGGCGGGTGCTCGACGAGCTCGGGTACCCGACGGGAGTGTTCTGCGACGACACGGCCGAGAACGCGCTGGCGGCGACCGAGGCCGGGTTGGACGGCGTGCACGTGCCGGACACGCGGGCGCTGCGGGTCGCGCTGGCGACGCGGGGCCTCATCCCGCCGACCGTGCTGGTGATCCTCCCCGACCGCGACGAGGCCGAGGAGCTCGCCCAGGAGCTGCTCGAAGAGGGCTGGGCGCCCGCGCGGGTGCACCGGGACATGCTCGCCGGCGAGGACGACGCCGAGGACGTGGACTGGGTGGTCGAGCTGACCACCGCGCCCGACGGCACGCCGGCCTCGGCGCACCGGCCGGAGCTCGACGAGCTCGCGGAACGGCACGACGGGTTCACCGGCGCCCACTAG
- a CDS encoding DUF1707 SHOCT-like domain-containing protein, which produces MSDPSRDIRIGDAERSQALQVLGEHMSAGRIDVNEYGERSAKITTAKTRGELLALFYDLPDPRPQFVVPTPMFDQPTRLPARRWEGAVVPVVGVAVLIAFFVLVKNPLILLLIPAVALLWGQWNGRRR; this is translated from the coding sequence GTGAGCGACCCGTCACGGGACATCCGCATCGGTGATGCCGAGCGCAGCCAGGCGTTGCAGGTGCTCGGTGAGCACATGAGCGCCGGCCGCATCGACGTGAACGAGTACGGCGAGCGGTCCGCGAAGATCACCACTGCGAAGACCCGCGGTGAGCTGCTCGCGCTGTTCTACGACCTGCCGGACCCGCGGCCGCAGTTCGTGGTGCCCACGCCGATGTTCGACCAGCCGACCCGCCTGCCCGCGCGCAGGTGGGAGGGCGCGGTCGTGCCGGTGGTCGGGGTCGCGGTGCTGATCGCGTTCTTCGTGCTCGTGAAGAACCCGCTGATCTTGCTGCTCATCCCCGCCGTGGCGCTCCTGTGGGGCCAGTGGAACGGACGCCGGCGCTGA